ccataagtggccggaccccttttctccaaatagggGCCGGCCGCACCCTATAAATAGCTCTCATTTCTCCCAAAAACCTAATTTCAACTCTCTTactaaattctccaaatttctctaaacatttttccctcaaaaattctaactttgacatcaaaggtttttcggccaaagccccccccccccaattcatcgtgggctcgtgaggcttttggccttgacctaagatgTGAATtgttttgcaagtgcattttcgtccaagaagaagaaggtaaaaatttgcatccacaataatCCAATGCCAAGCCAAGTGCATATACGtacgtacatacatacatacatacatacatacatatatatatatatatatatgcagtggcgaagccacttGAGGGTGAGGAGTGGGcattaaaaatatcaaaaaaacacacaaaagggGGACCActcattcccccccccccccattaaCTCTCACAATTCACTTCCCTACTTCCCACCCCACTTTCATGCCTTCTgccttattttaatttaaattattaattcgtAATTTAACATAACCATTTGCTTAATTAACATTCTTTATAAGAATTACAGTGTAATATACATAATAATTATTGATATGAATCATTGATTATTGATGAATAAGTGGATATGTTAGTTCTTGCTTGGAATTTAAAGAATTGAATCTTGATGCATATTTTTACGTgaatttttttgcaatttgatCTTCGACTGAGACTAGCTTTTCACCAAATCCTTCATTTTTGCTGCTAATTTCACTATGGGAGTCAGATTGGTCCTCAAAATCGTAGATTTTTAGGCAAAATTTAGCTACCATTATTCGAAAGAGTtcaaattttgttaaaatttgatGCTTGAAGGGGGTTGACGCATCAACTATTGGTTAAAGTTGCACTTTTTTATCTTGAAAGAAAAAGTTAACAAGGTTCACTGTTTTCACTTTTGGCATATCACACTAGAGTTCCTTGTATCAAATATAGGCTTCGTTTAGATCCTAGGATTGGATTTGAATGGACAAACATGTAAATTCAGTCCTCTAAACCAAATGAGGCCATATAATATTATGATCAAAGATATGGGCATCACTGCAATGCCCCCTTCATTTAAAGCTATCAATGAGCAGCAAATTTACGGCATAAAGTCTTGTTGGCAACAATTGTAACTTGTTTGTCTTGATAAATATATGAACAAATTTAATGTTGTCTACTATATAAAAGAATTTGGTTGTCTACATTTAGTTTGGAACCCTTCTCTTTTAAATTTGCCCCCCCTTTTTGGCTTCGCCactgtatatatgtgtgtatatatttgtaCGTAACGTGCCCAAATCACACGTGCATGATGCATGCGAGGATATGTGCAGGCATTCATCCTACAATATTATGAagtcaaaacaaaaaacaaacccaaataaaaataacaatgaaggaaaaatatatatgcaaaatcCTAACTAGATGAGATTAAACAAGTTAACTAACAACAAAGCACCGAAATTCGAAGGGGTGGACTCCATTTCGGTGTTCTCTCTAAATTGCTTGATCATCATCGTCATCCTACaaataaaaacaacaaaacaaaacacagagATAATATTATCACCACCAAcagattctagagagagagagagagacagagacagagagagagatctagagagagaaagagtcacGGTCGCGTGATTTGGTTTCGATCCTCACTCGCCACCTTCAGACTCACTCGCTCAATATTCACGAATCATGCACTTTTGCTTCGAGAACTCCCAACTTCTCTTTACTACCAACTACTACAGTAGCTGACGTTGATCGAAACCGGCATCCATCCAATCTTGCTGTGCCACGTCTCCACCCCACGCAAACACCCTACGCCCTACCGGATCCTAGTCCTACCACAAGCACTGTCCCATCTGAATCCATTTCGCCAGTTGCGTCGGGTTTACAATCCCCGGAATGTGGGCCCCATCCGTCTTCAGTAAGCTCGCCACCTCAGAGTAACTCTCCTGCGCTGCGCCCGTACCAGCTCCTTGTCCGGATTCGATCGGCTTCCCCGCCAGCGGAACTGCCTCATCTCCAGCCGGGTCGAACTTCTGACCAAACAGTGTGCCCTTGGTTAAAAACTCGTACGCCATGTAGCCGGCCAGAAGTCGATTGGACGACGGCGCCGAAGATGTCGTTTTGCTCCGAGCCCTTGGAAACGTCGTTGTGCTTGGAGCCTTTGGAGCCTTCGGAGCCGGTTGTTTAAAGCCGTTCGATGAGCTCTCCTTTCGCTTTCTGGGCTGGACAGGTGGCAGAATCCTACGGCTGTGGTTTTGCTGGAAATTCATCGTCTAAGCATTATTTTCAAAACTCCATGCCACGTCAGCAAACGAATTTCGAAATGGAAAAACCTCCAGCGGATAAAACCGGCAATTGGAAATTTGTTGTCGGGGGCAAAAGGCAAAAACCAGGGTACTGGGTTCCTTTTGGAAACGTCGGGGTGGGGAATTGTAGtggtagaaatgtaatttcacaaaaaggaattttaaagaaagaaaaggaaaattcagattaaaaaaaagataaataataaataaaaatggtaaATTACGAAATGAAAGGAGGTGTTTGGGGTTTGGGATTTGGGGGGGGGGTAGGCTAGAGGTTGAAGCTGGACAGGTGAAAGCGGATCTGGATAGCTGTTACCCGAATCGAATCGGGGCGACGGATCAGATTGCATGTACGGAGGAGTGAGAGGAGGGGCCGCCGGAATACGGCGGGGAATGGGCGGATGCGGTGGTTGAGAAGACAGAAAAGAAAGGGAGGAAAATGGATGATTGGGGATTATAAAGAGGATGGGGGAGAGACAAGGGGCGTGATTCATGGATTTATATGAATTTTGATAGTACATATGCCCCAGGTTTTAAGGGAATTAACTTAAATGCCATTGTGAGTTTCAAATGACTAAAATTCTCTTAAATTTGTAATTGGAAATTGGAATTCTGCAGCGTCTGAGTATGGGCCGCCTATTTATTGTACTTTCCCAACAAGGAAAATGCGACCATACCCATATACTTATGGCTAATGCTACCGTAGGGATGGACAACGGTTATGGtaggcgggtaaccgcggttatttactcATAACTGTTTATACTCATGcacgcataaccgtttacccgttgggtaattgcctaaatggTTTTACccatactcataaccgtttataaacagttAACCATACacataaccgcatacccatttaactgTAATCGTTTAATatccgtttacccatttacccttttcaactcgtttatcttttttttttttaccattacccctTTTTCACCCGTCTGCATGTTTTTTaagaacttgaaaattaaaaaaaaaaaattgtcataattttcttttttttgacaattaaacaccattataggtacattcattaTACATTttcgtattttaattttttaagttcttataccattcaaataattgaaataatagtttatggacgatatttttaactgttaccaatgaaggtaaatataatatttgctaagtattattgggttacaaaaattgtttagaagacatttctgtcaaagcatttctgtcaatttcacggttacccacaaagaatttaaattaatttggcgaattccttgatgatgagaatcatcattcttgtagcagtgttattgagagaaagaccgatgaattccttgctaattcatggtttgtgttagttttacatatataaaataaatgggtaaacaattacccgtttataaccgcggttaatacccataatcgcccatttaaatttcgttggtaaacagttatacccataaccgtttatttatctaaacggttacccataaccgtaaacgtttaatttaaataggcgggtaaccgtggttacccataaccaatgggtatttgcccatccctaatgcTACATAATCTAAATTGGtagataaatttttaaaaattaaaagatatgaaagttgatgattggttaaAAAGTTAAgcattgataaacgtgctcattcatATTGAtcacacatcatttagtttgtaaattttaacTCTAAATTTGATATCCTTAGCATTACCCTAAATTTATGCGACTGCTAAGCACAATTGCTCGCACACACGAATAAATTTTCAGTTTGTCAAGATTATGATCTCGTACACCAATTGTCACAATAAAAATGGttgaatacaaaaaaataaaaaataaaaaataaataaactactTGTATTATAACATTGTGTGAACCAGACCTATTTCCAACCCACTAAAAAAATCTCTTGACGCACAAGAGTTTGTCCGCTATAGTTATAACTGAGTTTCTTAAAGTGTGAAGGACATGTctccctgaaaaaaaaaaaaaatgattgcaAGAAAAGAGTATTattttcatccattaattatttcaacaaTTAATGATTTCttttaaatgaaaactaatggaaagagtttaaaaattttaagttttaacaataaggacaaaataaatgataaaatgaatagtgCCAAGATTaacattttagtgtaaaaatgtgattttttgttaaaatgaacagtacatggaatttttcgttaaaaatctcCTTTTTTAAAGGTGGGTTCACAGTAATTTTGGATATGGCATGCTTAGAAGGTAAATATGGGAAATTAACTAGGGGAAGGCTTGTTTATCTTATACCCCATTGATTATGATTCATATTACTTCCCGCTAGGGctgggcaaacgggtcctggaCCCGCGGGTAGGGGCGGGTAGGGGCGGGTAATACGGGTACAGGCCGGGTACGAGCCGGTTCTTAGTTTTGTAAAAATAGATCGGGGCGGGGCGGGCCGGATAATTGAAGGTTTAGGGGCGGGCCGGTTCCAAAATTATAGGATCCGCGGGTACCTGGACCGACCCGTTTGTGTTAGATTGGACGGACGAGATTTAATATCATCTCTCCATCCAATCTCAACCGTCAGTTCAAGTTTTCAACTTTCAATTCAACCCTAGCCAACCTTCCCCGAGTCCCGACTCCCGAGTTCCAGAAGCATCCATCCTCAGCCTCAACAGCCATCTCCCTGAGTCCCTCTCGGATTCTCAGACTCCATCTCCCTGAGTCCCTCTCCCTATCCCTGATCCCTCTCCCTCGAATCCCTCTCCCTATCCCTTCCCTCGACTCCGACTCACAGTGCTCACCTCACCACTCTCACGGCGCTGTCGCGAGTCGCGACCAACATCATCACCCCCCATCACCACATCCGCCGTCGCAACCACCATCATCACCCCATCACCATCGTCGAGGACACTGCTACTACCAGTACCAAGGCAAGTACCAACCATCATCCCTCTAAAATTTAGGTATTTTTGAATTAGGTTTTACTATTAATGTGAATTTCTGGTGTAGGGATTTTTAGGGGTTTTAAGTTAGAATTTGTAGAATTTGTAGATTGATTGAGCTAAGAAGAAGAATCCGTCAGACGAAATCTCACTGACCGGAGCGCCCAATCCAATGGCGATTTCCGTGATGGCGTTCGCGATTCCTTGTCTCAGCTCTGACCGTAGGGCTCACATAGTTGCGACGGCGACATCatcctcttcttcttgttcaAAGCTGTCCTCCTTGACTTCTCTACGATTTCCATCACACCTTCGACATGTTCAGATCGGAACACGGGACTCACGGCCTCGGATTCTTCCTCCGGTAATCAATTTTCCGATTTTGTAGTTTCGCAGTTTGTTTGTTTCCCGACAAAATCaaggaaaatatttaaaatttctgGAGCTCGCAAGTTAAATTCCTTTTCTGAAATTTGTCTAGTGGATTAAAttgcaaaattttaatttagggAGCAAAGCATACAACTAGAAATCTTATTGTTATCATATTTATGGCAAGAAACCAATTGCTTTGTATTTCTTTGCCCTTTCCGTTTCCTCTAAGTTGTGAGAAAACCACATGGGTTGGTTTTTCGGGTTTTCGAAATTAAAGTCTTTTCGGGAGAGAAATATAATTCATAGTGAAGTGCAGGTAAAGTAAACTGTTAGTGAGATACCCATATGGTGAATTTGTGCAAAATCTGCACAAATGCAGTGTCACTGTGATTGTGCAGTTGCAAATTGCAATCTGAGCAGTTTGCAATCTgtgctgttaaaaaaaaaaaaaaaaaagaaaagggtacCCGTGGACCCGGCCCGAATCGGCCCGTTTCAACCGGGCCGGGTAATGTGCGGTTCCTATACTAGAAAATCCAATCCCCGCCCCGTCCCGGCCCGTTTCGTTTAAGCTCCGATTCCTACAAACTTAGGTTCGGCCCGGCCCGCCCCGGCTCGTGCCCAGCCCTACTTCCCACACCAATTCATGACTCTAAAATATGATTAACAACCACTCACTTGGCCGACCATTATTAGAAATATGAATGGTTGGGTGCCAAAAGTTACAAGCAAAAAATAAGAACTTGGCTAGGGTACATGCATTTATTTAATACATCCATCATCTAACGGTCATatttgatattttctcatctttTTATTGCATATTTGACCGTTAGATGCCAAATGTATAACGTAAATGCATGTATCGTAGCAGTCCCTCTTAATGGGCTAAATGTCATTTAGTCTTTTGTCGTTATTGTCTTCTTCTTTAGTAGATGCCACAAATTCTTCAAAGTTTTTTAGTAGTTGGTCCAATGAAGAAGCCTTAAGAtttaaggtaccgtttggtacatgGGATGGAATGGAACGCAATGGGACAGAACGCACTCGTCCCATATTTGGTGCACCAAATTGTATAGGACACGTTGTCCCGTGAAATGATTTGTAGTCATTTTGTTTGTTCCACCTTCCCCATTGGAACGACTTGTTCCAGccatggaacacaaaattataaatttttagACAACAATACCCCTTCTCGTTTTCATTAATTCCACTATCTACCCTCCATCTCTCCAGTAGCCTCCTCCTTCTCCACCACAAACCCAACAAACCCATCCGAACCCAACCCTACCTTCCTCTAGCCGCCTCCCTCATCCTTGCTTGTCCCACGACGAGATTGTCGCTAGCGATGCCCAAGACTTGCATAGCAAGCACCGCCTAGCCTTTTCCGACAATGATGAGGCCATCAAAAAGTCGTCCAAGCGCCACAAGCACCATCACCACCGCCGCCATCGTCATCGTCTCAGCAGCAAAAAGCGCGAAGAGGAGACCAAGGTTGTCTTTGATGATGTCGAAGCTCCTCCACCGCCGCCTGTTCAATCCCTCCgcactccaccttcttctccGACGCCGCCACCATAGCCAGGCAGTTATTGTAAGCCTAGGGAGGACGATGATGACACTGCATAAATTgattaaaacgaatttgagggAGTTGGAATTTTTGGTGGGCTGGGGGACGTTGAGGGAGGAATTGGAAAATGGGTACTTTGAGTGAGTTAAGTTGTCAACGACTAAGAAGAATCTACGATAGAAATGGTTGATCTgggtgaagaagaagatgatggcgTGGGTTGATCCGAATTGGGAAATTGGGTTTTGATCTGAAATGTTGAAAATAGAGGTTAAGTGGGTTTGGAATGAGAGTCTGAGTTtttgtattatattttttttatgcacGTGGGTAAGTTAGTCATTTATCTTTTGGTTCCATTTGCCATACGCTTACCAAACGCAGAACAGAACAACCGTCTCATTCCATCCTGCGCGTACCAAACATAACATCGAACCTCTGTTCTGTCCCATCTGCATACCAAGCGCTAcctaaggtaccgtttggttcGCAGACGGGACGAAACGGGACAGGACAGGACGGAACAGGACAGAAcggatgatgtaaatattgaaaaagataaggagaaattttgtcataaaatgttataaatttgtgttccacggatgtgaaACGGGTCGTTCCAGGGGaaagaggtggaacgaaaaatcagccaaatttcgtcCCATGGGACAATCCGTTCCACAATTTTTAGGCGCATCAAACGTGAGACAAAACagctcgtcccgttccgtcccgtcccgtcccacgtaccaaacggtacctaagaGCACTAATTACTGATGTGCACTATGaagtgtttttgagttttacttTACCTCTGAAACTTATTTTGTGTTAGCTTGCCCTCTAATATTTTTTCGTTCATGTTGCTGACGTGGCACCAGGTGGTAAAAAAAGAGGACATTTTCGTCTTTTACCTACTCCAACTCGGCTGCCGACGTGAACACTCAATACAAGtctcccttctccttctctttggttcatttcattctctctctccccttgcTGCCTTGTTCATCTTTCATCTTCTCCTTCTCTTCATCATTTAAGATTAGAAATATTATTCACCTTCCTTCCCCacccaaacaaacaaacaaaaaaaattaatggaaaACAATTTCATTCAATTTATGAACAATGGCCACTTTCGAatcattttccggccaaaccactgcGAGTTAGCTatcaaaaaaggtaccattctctttgtcttgtcgagaagtatgattttcgtttttgaatcactcgatttcgttcaGTATTaatgaagttatgaacgtttaaagttaccAAGTTTCCagtgagttttcaagttttcacttggaccagtcaactttgaggctattttccggccatctccggcaaccattgggctttgaaaTGGTATAAtcgtattctacactttcctatcttcattttgatatattatgggtcgaatttggttaataaatgattgagttacgaagctttgaaaattgtccaaactttcGGCTAAGAACTCCAGGACACTTACTCAAATAATAAACTCACATAGGCATTTCAACTTCATTCTGGCcaccatcgtgtgattcacTAGCGCCAAGAATCGAACCTATAATGTATCATGTACAATACGGACATAAATTTCGTCCCCAACCCCTGAGCCACCCCATGGTGGTTGGTGAACATTACCTCTATGAATTTTGTCAATTTTCGTGTTTGTTATTCTCATCAAATTATAAATATCCCAACACCCTTGAGTCGTATGAATTGTATGAACCAAAGCTATGAGTTTTGTGaatttcaaaataaaggggatgGAAATTGACCATCCTTCAAGAAGTGGagggaagaaaaaggagaaggaaaggaaGCTGGAAAAGTATGAGATTTGTTCTCTTCATGAGATTTGTTCTCTTCCAACTTCTCACCTTAAGTATTCAAGTCATAGTTTGAATTGCATGGACCAGAAACTATTGTCCAAGCTCCAACATCAAATAGTGATGTATATAGCGTCCGGGATTTTTGATAGGAGATGCTTAAGGATGAAACAAACTCCTAAGCACAATACTGGTCCAAATTAGGGGACTgagaaaaaacatgatatagcCTCGAAGAAGGGGTATAAGAACTAAAAACTAGGAAGGACGCATGACATGTGGCCACCATTCAAGGTCAAAATTCGATCAAAATAGAGCCAGTTAAGTtgttattttataattaataaGAGGTATTTTTTTCACTCTAAAACATTTTTATGCATTTTTTAAAGTTAAATGCAGAAGACTACTTTGAAGTACTAACGCTTTAGCTTATATAATAATAGTCATTATCTGTTGGCATGAGATTTCCAACAAATGTAACATCCATTTGTGAAGTTTTAAAACCCGATAACTACAAATTCGTACCATTAAAGTTTAGTCGACCTTGAATATTTAGTACTATTATTTACtggtattcttttttatttgtaattgaaAAGTTTTAAGTTTAAATCTCTTAAATGACGAGTTTGCAATCAATTTATTCATTCACTCTTTAGTctaaatatatcattgtatcAAAAAGTTTAATCAATTCTTCATtccaagagaaaaaaaagaagagctTTTTTGTCTTGGCAAACTACCATAGTAACAAAAAATAACAATGCATGTAATAATACCGCATGCCAAAATAATCTCATTAATTGTACGAAATTTCATATAGCCTTACTGTTATTAAGTGGGAAAAATATTATTAGGGTTTAGGATACATTCATGCTTATTGCATATGATGCGAATTAGtagtgtggagcaaaaaataatcaagaaaaatatagagGCGACACATGGGTTCTAGggttaaaaggacaaaattaccctcaaggcaCACTGGGATTTCTACGCACGAACAAtgggcaatcatccctcaaccaagtcaaaagtgcccaaaataggtaataattcaaaacctatttcatcaatcctcatcaaatcATCTCCACAAGATAACTCCCAAATCATTCctcttttattatattaattagttaatcaattagaaaattattctattaattagctaattaattgatttattattcaattattcgTAATTAGCTACAAATCATGAACCTCATCCAAAATACCAACCAAGTGGTCGGCCCTCCTCCTcctaaaggggccggccacacccctataaatactacatcattctctccaaaactcaattccaactttcttgcaaaattctctaaattctccaaacacttttcactcaaaattctaactttggcatcggaggttcttcaggCCAAAGCCCCCCTCCCCCAAATTCATtatgggcacgtgaggctcttggccttgacctaaggtgttaattgttttgtatgtgtaattttgtccaagaaggagaaggcagaaatttgcatccacaagtaGTATGACAATATTGCATGTCATATATCTATATGTACAACATGTCAAGCATCTAgcttaagaccatctccaatccttAGGGATAAAGTTTAAAAATTTAAGCTAGAAAATTTTAAGCCATAACCtagaaactgttttttttttctccaatccttatggcttaaaattttagtccaaGATTATTAAACAATGATTTTAGCCtaacttaaatttttttggtaacttttttgaaaataaaatttatatagatTATCCTTATATATTTTCATGAAcattataatataaaaatatttaaatttcaataagtaattaaaaatcatacaatacataggtatttataaagttttaagttaaatttgatttaaataattttcttaaataatTTTAGATGTTAGCAATTAATTTTGGACAGTCAAACttttttaccattagatttgatcTCATTTGATCATAGCCGTAAGATTAtaagtgaaaaacaaaaaaaatgtttgaaatatgACAGTTTGGTGGGTCTAGAATAATTTAAGCTAGGCTTAAATCCTGGAGGGAATATAACCAAGAGATGTATTTTCTCCTCAGGACTTATTTTAGCCTATGATTTGGAGATCATCTAAGAATATTAGTGGACTAGAATTTTGTTTTAtacatttgaatgatttttttacGGATGTTTTTTAAacatgtttataccatatttagggcctccgtatttagatctcgtacaaatactcagggaacttaaatgtaattatgtgataaaggaaggggcaaatatgtaataagtgaggagcccttattctataaaaggactcttcaccctcacaattagaggaggccaattcctaggccctctcaccttCTCTCAAAGTCTCTCCTagctagagcaaagctctcacactctctccctcacaaatactcgaaatacaatcagtgtagacgtagcccaaaccttgtggtgaaccatgatacatcttgtgttatttacatttcttgcagattcacggtcggatttacgttgttccaagacctccggttttgtgcatcaacatttaacGTCGTCTGTAGGAACAGAcatgaaaagctatgtcggttctctttcattttttcatctcatcaCCGTGAACctgcagaaacccaagaaccaaacacCTGCATAGTCACTGCAAAACCCAGGTCTTTCGCTTCAGTTCCCGGTCACGATGGCATCGATGGAAACACAGTCAcattccttctttctctctcttctctcagtCAGTTGCACAtagaaaccaaaacaaaaaggatCTGAGACCGTGACACAATGCAAGCTGGGCAATGGAAAAAAAACATCGTGCTGGGGTCAAGGGGAGATATATGACTGCTATTTATGGGCCTGGACAATGTTGGCAAGAAAAAGAGGAATTGGCAGAGAAGGTGGAGGAGACAGAGACTACTTGCCACTACCTGCAACTCGTTGGCTTTTCTGGTTTTTCGCGTTGGTTGAGCTTTTCATGCTGCTTTGTTAGTGTGCCTTCTTTCCCTTCTTTCATCCTCAAACGACCTCGTTTCGtccctttctttccttcttATTTTCCTTCTCGGAGACTTGAATAAAATGGCAGTGAAATTCATTCCTTTTGTCTGATCAATATAGAAAATTTTAAATCGAGATTTTTGGCTGGCGaaattttgatcatttttttttgagaaggaCGACGGCAGCAATGATGAATTCGACTCGGATCGAAATGCAGGAGTCGAGCATTGACACGGATAAGCTGAGCTACGAGATATTCTTGATATTTGAGAGCAAGTTCCTGTTTGGCTACGACAATCAGAAGCTCTGGGTTCCCAAACAGGTCTCTCCGTCCCCCACGTCGGTCCTCAACTCCAAACTCGGCCGATTTTCAAGGCCGACGACACATGGCACTTCATCTCTGATCACGGGAAGAGCTTGTTGAACAATAACCGCTCCTCCACCTCCACTTCCTCCCCTGATTTTTTGCGTCGCCTCATTCGAGGTTCTGGTTCAGGTTCGGGTTTAACGGGGTCCACCACGGCCTGTTTAACGGGGTCCGCCACCGCCAGGCACTTGCTAAAACAGAAGAATGTTGAATCGGTGCTCTTTGGCTGTAAGAGGATCGGCGAGCAGAGCAATTTCGAGAATCTCGATTGGTTTGCCTGAGAACTGGTGCTTGAGCATCAGATGAGGAGTTGCAGAATAGCTCCCACTGTTGCCTTCAAGCAAGCTGCTCCTAAAACAAGTTAGAACTTAAGGAGCTCAGTTGCTGGACAAAATCACTCAGCTTTTTGGCAGTTGGTGACTAGGGTAGAAGGAGTGGTTACAATCAATCCCAAGTTGCTTTTCAGATGGACCCATATCATGGAGCTGAAGTTCAATGTCGTCGTGGACAGAGAAattgataaaagaaaataagattttttttatctGACGAATTAATGTGTCGACCACCAACTCAAAAAGAAAGAGACaccatcataaaaaaaaaaaaaaaaacaggcaAAAGCAATCATCCACTAGCAGTGGCACAGGTACTACCAACGGGTCCTCCACGAACTCCAACCATGCACTCACCTGTTATATATATTATCTCCACTGCAATTATTTGCTGCAACTATACAAAGCTTGCATGTGCCCATATCCGAACAACATGCAATTATATGGCGTACAAGCAGGCAGGTGAGACCCTCTGTTTTCGATGCAAATCTACTGCAACGCCGAGTCAAAGGGTCCGACTCAGAACCAGCTGTCCAAGAAAAGCAAGTAGATTTAGCCCTCCAGTTTCGCCAAGAGACAGAGACAAAGACGCAGtggaaagcaaaaggaaaagagaaaaagagaaagaaattgagtgggaaaagcaaaagcaaagcagaaaaacaaaagtaaggaataaacatcccaccagaatgatgtaatttactttatttatttttgaatgatgtaatatattttttgtatctttcggagatatttgtataaactccatcagagggtaataaaaaaaattttaaaaattaaaaataaaaatttaaaaatttaaaaaaaaagggcaaagcctaaaataaatgggctggaatgttgtgtaaagggcg
The nucleotide sequence above comes from Malus sylvestris chromosome 16, drMalSylv7.2, whole genome shotgun sequence. Encoded proteins:
- the LOC126606859 gene encoding uncharacterized protein LOC126606859, producing the protein MNFQQNHSRRILPPVQPRKRKESSSNGFKQPAPKAPKAPSTTTFPRARSKTTSSAPSSNRLLAGYMAYEFLTKGTLFGQKFDPAGDEAVPLAGKPIESGQGAGTGAAQESYSEVASLLKTDGAHIPGIVNPTQLAKWIQMGQCLW